In Uranotaenia lowii strain MFRU-FL chromosome 2, ASM2978415v1, whole genome shotgun sequence, one genomic interval encodes:
- the LOC129744636 gene encoding ATP-dependent RNA helicase vasa yields MSDWDDTDALGSSSAKSYDQQDSYGDDGGFENRRGGGGGFRGRGGRGGRGGGRGGRGGGRRDENGGSNGYYQHDDRGDNDGGDNGYENGGGDRENFRGRGRGGRGGRGGRGRGGGGRGDFGGGDNDGDDNNNDIDRVKTDKPRELYIPPPPTEDENEIFGSGISSGINFDKFDSIKVNVTGENPPEPIKSFSQSGLREYLLNNIKKSNYTKPTPIQKYAIPIIMDKRDLMACAQTGSGKTAAFLLPMINTLLNDNDDMIPGQPFVVIIAPTRELAMQIFSEARKFAMGTILKVCIAYGGTATRDQQDKVNNGCHILVATPGRLLDFVDKQVVSFERVKFVVLDEADRMLDMGFIPSVQKMMNHETMQPSDARQTLMFSATFPSEIQELAGQFLNNYIFVAVGIVGGASTDVEQTFHMVTKFQKRAKLEEILESGSPKGTLVFVETKRTADYLASLFSETKFPTTSIHGDRLQREREEALRDFKTGKMDILIATSVAARGLDIKNVSHVVNYDLPKGIDDYVHRIGRTGRVGNKGRATSFYDPDQDSAVAADLVKILTQANQEIPDFLQGLGGGGGGGGSMGSKFGGRDIRTRDAGGSRMDAQPKSMEPEEEWD; encoded by the exons ATGAGCGATTGGGATGATACT GACGCCCTAGGATCATCGTCTGCGAAATCTTACGATCAACAAGACAGCTACGGTGATGATGGAGGTTTCGAAAATCGGCGTGGCGGTGGAGGCGGTTTTCGAG GACGCGGTGGAAGAGGAGGTCGCGGAGGTGGACGTGGCGGTCGAGGGGGCGGCCGTAGAGATGAGAATGGTGGCTCCAATGGATATTATCAGCATGACGATCGTGGCGATAACGATGGTGGCGACAATGGGTACGAAAATGGCGGAGGTGATCGGGAAAACTTCCGTGGACGTGGCAGGGGAGGCCGCGGTGGTCGCGGAGGTCGAGGCCGAGGTGGTGGTGGCCGCGGAGATTTCGGTGGCGGTGATAACGACGGGGACGATAATAACAATGACATTGATAGAGTGAAAACGGACAAACCTCGGGAGTTGTATATTCCACCTCCTCCCACCGAAGATGAGAATGAAATCTTCGGAAGCGGCATTAGCTCCGGTATCAATTTCGACAAGTTTGACTCAATTAAGGTTAACGTGACCGGAGAAAATCCACCAGAACCAATCAAATCATTCAGCCAGTCTGGTCTTCGCGAGTACCTGctgaataatataaaaaaatcgaactaTACGAAACCGACGCCTATTCAAAAGTATGCTATTCCCATAATAATGGACAAGCGGGATCTTATGGCATGCGCTCAGACCGGTTCCGGAAAAACGGCTGCTTTCCTGCTGCCTATGATAAATACACTTCTGAATGATAATGACGACATGATTCCTGGACAACCTTTTGTAGTCATTATTGCACCAACTCGAGAGCTGGCAATGCAG ATTTTTAGCGAGGCTCGAAAGTTCGCAATGGGAACGATCTTGAAGGTGTGCATAGCATACGGTGGAACAGCGACTCGAGATCAGCAGGACAAGGTCAACAATGGATGCCACATTCTGGTGGCCACGCCTGGTCGTCTGTTGGACTTCGTGGACAAACAGGTAGTCAGTTTTGAGCGTGTCAAATTTGTCGTTCTAGACGAAGCTGATCGCATGCTGGATATGGGTTTCATACCCTCGGTTCAGAAAATGATGAATCACGAGACGATGCAACCGTCGGATGCTCGTCAAACTTTGATGTTCTCGGCAACGTTCCCCAGCGAAATTCAAGAACTTGCAGGGCAATTTTTGAACAACTACATCTTCGTTGCGGTTGGTATCGTTGGTGGCGCAAGTACCGATGTCGAACAAACGTTCCATATGGTTACCAAATTCCAAAAGCGCGCAAAGCTGGAGGAGATTCTAGAATCAGGATCACCAAAAGGGACGCTGGTATTCGTAGAAACTAAGAGAACTGCTGATTACTTGGCTTCTCTTTTCTCGGAAACCAAGTTCCCAACGACTTCAATCCACGGAGATCGATTGCAACGAGAACGCGAGGAAGCTCTACGGGATTTCAAAACCGGAAAAATGGATATTCTGATCGCTACATCAGTTGCTGCCCGTGGTCTGGACATCAAAAATGTATCTCATGTCGTCAACTATGATCTGCCTAAGGGTATCGATGACTACGTTCATCGGATCGGTCGAACTGGCCGCGTGGGCAACAAAGGAAGGGCCACCAGTTTCTATGATCCGGACCAGGATTCGGCCGTTGCTGCGGATCTGGTCAAAATTCTAACGCAAGCAAATCAGGAAATTCCCGATTTCTTGCAGGGACTTGGTGGAGGTGGCGGTGGCGGCGGTTCTATGGGAAGTAAATTCGGAGGAAGGGATATCCGTACGCGAGATGCCGGTGGCTCTCGGATGGACGCTCAACCGAAATCCATGGAACCCGAGGAGGAATGGGACTAA